The following proteins are co-located in the Toxotes jaculatrix isolate fToxJac2 chromosome 9, fToxJac2.pri, whole genome shotgun sequence genome:
- the si:dkey-202l22.6 gene encoding interferon-induced very large GTPase 1 isoform X2 — translation MLDISTWTLENQAPLETKDLPNAFLQRLWLLSPDARSPCYNPPSDVLTNANKPPDEMISGLGGESQYAINPLDLVTAVFMSSNTFLQQEMTVRMVQCQFAVPLVLPNIEPEEPSHFLLWPLRGVVSQWMSHFLDENRKVQEGDLASTQMPMVSCVKLGHCCVSKSQVLNHILRGLKSCNETFLHRGMDGGQLPRKLSNGLVEIGWYLPGDTARENLDVPVVISNLRGDASTHEKCLSLLCKASSAVIVFCGNLREKDRQLLKSCKDMASKLILIDISDAEKNENSVVGFVCPNLQEDIGLPEGSVLQGRALSEEELAKRLFDTLKDLLPDKLKPVTLEAASKLAVELGLNMDEGTVCQKAMATVEEILKGLEKGCAQFKEKQLPLQGSLWCKLAEIEKEESKQKKDGKEIDPQLQKEKKDILVELGSYKMTPAMKIFTDALSTTDKVERTYFLSWIKRKLKMMQTKKQNSPHDIFREEKDGMPEHSDDLENRASSYLEDSDSFCTDSTFEEEETEEQPVNSELQVSDQQLTIEQELEHIMHKSTDEGKEPQSDQNNLEPTHDPVVEQELYMMPNEKENQGNVVTEKKVSFEDQMSDPVFENQNCHLEFGENGTLSCEGTKQDEPELTTAISESILSAKQQMYPDVSSEPQVAWCSQPFEPDPSSLGLEHFLREMGLIFELTQINPGSGNHSVLRLPSLAADLLLYGIPLELMDGDASNIPIRWLGCVFAELKRRLPQEQCRTRVLTNLGVHHAQNAEVLSALFGVKFPEGRKRSTRGVYMVPLCPPDTLRKDLECDFLLLIDVEGLCSISQDNKMNTQIHDIEMATVATGLSDVLMQNISSCPSSEFETDFNVIVNALLRVKECGSMPNCQLLIQDEGINSLLKASQLRRVSGMLQTETGDRGTNNAEKQYTKTTSCITCIKGPWSNMSVSEPVDTQYSTAVLKLKKTLFEALKKCAAKSEATGLSEFMIRLHAVWDAVKAESFSIGLQNTDIALAFSLLCTELSQWEDSLLEHIENWLVGATQKIFTTNAKALDAATQNNLLSEMKDEAREEVKTEMDKLRSKVEAYLMKDDLFKVSTETFKTILMSYMGDLQERVTEEIIQRLETVNESYCSSIQLKNFEILLEKEQESKLHALVEKSKSNKVLLQDAELEEEFESVWSKMLSNFDFRPSETDDITVRVREILRQNLISRGLQKHTKKTEAVGQNQTSTFQVYDEHFGYRSRLKHMFEDNNRLQRLAAQQIACRVIEEYKHFMEDKTSLPADFSDSYITELLENVEKALKEKSMEIRSAFEVDLKVYLCSSACQDFQKIHDRYAKDRELLACITETKSKYMAEFIYQFRKRDQCQRVAQAFTSMVIKPTVLDYIYRPLGMHIVEEIQAKEQQYQSPSAFNQNLMEELIREDCFESFLEYLQCYDSFRLRKIQETVVGHLSESTNLDKWRQQRLGEIVGKIAAAVSETAEGTNGVLSDTKPLLERVCLTLERDGVVDVTRAPLDGPLFSITTEWDRFVTCLMELLAAVRLDLAQEFSQNVDITQLLNCLPVQPQQSLFNRVRGCDKQCPLCRAPCEVQEMGHEAHRALLHRPKGMMPYDPCSVFCISCHEGMMQGSPEQNTDTQNTSVACMDVHSLHPGWNISHEDPNSQTPSAYWRYVLVRFNDKFAKEYEEKPAEIPEEWKKITEEEALGSLKEAVLT, via the exons ATGCTGGACATCAGCACTTGGACTCTGGAGAACCAAGCTCCTTTAGAGACCAAAGACCTGCCAAATGCTTTCCTCCAACGCCTTTGGCTGCTTAGCCCAGACGCCCGGAGCCCTTGCTACAATCCTCCAAGCGATGTTCTGACCAATGCCAACAAACCACCCGATGAAATGATCAGTGGTCTTGGAGGAGAAAGCCAGTATGCCATCAACCCTCTTGATCTAGTTACAGCAGTCTTTATGTCTTCCAACACCTTCCTTCAGCAGGAGATGACTGTGCGCATGGTGCAATGCCAGTTTGCTGTGCCCCTGGTCCTGCCAAACATTGAACCAGAGGAACCAAGTCACTTCCTTCTTTGGCCTTTGAGAGGCGTTGTGAGCCAGTGGATGTCTCACTTTCTGGATGAAAACAGGAAGGTCCAAGAGGGGGATTTGGCAAGTACACAAATGCCAATGGTTTCTTGTGTGAAGCTCGGTCACTGCTGTGTCTCCAAGTCACAGGTGCTCAACCACATTCTACGTGGACTCAAATCTTGCAATGAAACATTTCTCCACAGGGGAATGGATGGAGGACAGCTGCCACGGAAACTCTCCAATGGCCTGGTAGAGATTGGATGGTATCTACCTGGAGACACTGCCAGAGAAAATTTAGATGTCCCTGTGGTCATCTCTAACCTACGTGGTGATGCCAGCACACATGAAAAATGCCTCAGTCTTCTATGTAAAGCTTCTTCGGCAGTGATTGTTTTCTGTGGGAATCTtagggagaaagacagacaactTCTTAAGTCCTGCAAAGATATGGCAAGCAAGCTCATACTGATTGACATTTCAGATGCTGAGAAAAATGAGAACAGTGTTGTGGGATTTGTTTGTCCAAACCTTCAAGAAGATATAGGGTTACCTGAAGGGTCAGTGCTGCAGGGTAGAGCTTTGAGTGAGGAGGAACTGGCTAAAAGGCTGTTTGACACCCTGAAAGATCTGTTACCAGATAAACTGAAACCTGTTACATTGGAGGCAGCATCAAAATTAGCAGTGGAGCTAGGCCTTAATATGGATGAAGGGACAGTCTGTCAAAAGGCAATGGCCACAGTGGAGGAAATATTGAAAGGTTTAGAAAAGGGATGTGCTCAATTTAAGGAGAAACAGCTTCCTCTGCAGGGGTCTTTGTGGTGCAAACTGGCTGAAATAGAAAAGGAggagagcaaacagaaaaaagatggGAAAGAAATCGACCCCcaactgcaaaaagaaaagaaagacatctTGGTCGAGTTGGGAAGCTACAAAATGACCCCAGCGATGAAGATTTTCACAGATGCACTCTCCACAACAGATAAAGTGGAGAGGACTTATTTTCTAAGTTGGATTAAACGGAAGCTTAAGATGAtgcaaaccaaaaaacaaaacagtccaCATGATATattcagagaagagaaagatggaaTGCCAGAACATTCTGATGATCTCGAAAATCGAGCCAGTAGCTACCTGGAGGACAGTGATAGTTTCTGCACAGATTCAAcatttgaagaagaagaaactgaagaGCAGCCTGTAAATTCTGAACTGCAAGTTTCTGACCAACAGCTTACCATTGAGCAAGAGTTGGAGCATATTATGCACAAGTCTACAGATGAAGGCAAGGAACCACAGTCAGATCAAAACAATCTTGAGCCTACACACGATCCAGTCGTGGAGCAAGAGCTATATATGATGCCAAATGAGAAGGAGAATCAAGGCAATGtagtaactgaaaaaaaagtcagttttgaaGACCAAATGTCAGACCCAGTCTTTGAGAACCAAAACTGTCATTTGGAGTTTGGAGAAAATGGAACCTTGAGCTGCGAAGGGACAAAGCAAGATGAACCAGAACTGACTACAGCAATCTCAGAATCAATTCTTTCTGCTAAACAACAAATGTACCCAGATGTGTCCTCTGAACCTCAGGTAGCCTGGTGTTCACAGCCTTTTGAGCCTGATCCATCTTCATTGGGGCTTGAGCACTTTTTGCGTGAGATGGGCCTAATTTTTGAGCTGACACAAATCAACCCCGGCAGTGGAAACCACAGTGTGTTGCGTCTTCCCAGCCTAGCTGCAGACCTGCTTCTCTATGGGATTCCACTTGAACTAATGGATGGAGATGCCTCAAACATTCCCATCCGGTGGCTGGGCTGTGTCTTTGCAGAGCTCAAACGCCGCCTACCTCAAGAACAATGCAGGACCCGAGTACTGACAAACCTTGGAGTACATCATGCACAGAATGCTGAGGTGCTTTCAGCTTTATTTGGAGTAAAATTCcctgaaggaaggaaaagatcCACCAGAGGGGTGTACATGGTTCCCCTCTGTCCCCCTGACACGCTTAGAAAGGACTTGGAgtgtgattttctgttgttaatTGATGTAGAAGGTCTCTGCTCAATCTCTCAGGACAACAAAATGAATACCCAAATCCACGACATTGAGATGGCCACTGTTGCAACAGGATTGAGTGATGTTTTAATGCAAAATATCTCTTCATGTCCAAGTTCTGAGTTTGAAACAGACTTCAATGTCATAGTCAATGCTCTTCTACGAGTCAAAGAATGTGGCTCCATGCCCAATTGCCAACTTCTCATCCAGGATGAAGGAATAAACAGCTTATTAAAAGCCTCACAATTAAGACGTGTTTCTGGGATGCTTCAGACTGAGACTGGGGACAGAGGAACTAACAATGCTGAGAAGCAATATACAAAGACCACAAGCTGTATCACCTGCATCAAAGGGCCTTGGTCCAATATGTCTGTCTCTGAACCAGTTGATACACAGTATAGTACGGCTGTGCTAAAGCTTAAGAAAACCCTGTTTGAGGCATTGAAGAAATGTGCAGCTAAGTCAGAAGCCACAGGACTGTCAGAATTTATGATCCGTTTGCATGCTGTTTGGGATGCAGTGAAAGCAGAATCATTCTCCATTGGTCTGCAAAATACTGACATAGCTTTAGCATTCTCTTTATTGTGCACAGAGCTTTCCCAGTGGGAGGATAGCTTACTGGAGCACATTGAAAACTGGCTTGTGGGTGCAACACAGAAAATCTTCACCACAAACGCAAAGGCTTTAGACGCTGCAACCCAAAACAACCTTTTGAGTGAGATGAAGGATGAAGCCAGAGAGGAGGTCAAAACAGAGATGGACAAACTCAGGTCAAAAGTAGAGGCGTATTTAATGAAAGATGACCTTTTCAAAGTGAGCACTGAAACATTCAAGACAATCCTAATGAGTTATATGGGTGACCTCCAGGAGCGAGTAACTGAAGAGATAATACAAAGGCTGGAGACAGTCAACGAGAGCTATTGTTCCTCCATACAGCTGAAAAACTTTGAGATCTTACTGGAAAAAGAACAAGAGTCCAAGCTACATGCACTGGTAGAGAAAAGCAAGTCAAACAAAGTTCTCCTTCAAGATGCAGAACTGGAAGAGGAGTTTGAGAGTGTGTGGAGTAAGATGTTGTCTAACTTTGACTTCAGGCCTTCAGAGACAGATGATATTACTGTAAGAGTGAGAGAAATTCTGAGACAGAATCTCATCAGCCGTGGTCTCCAGAAACACACGAAAAAAACTGAAGCCGTCGGCCAAAACCAAACATCTACCTTCCAAGTTTATGATGAACACTTTGGATACCGCAGCAGATTAAAGCACATGTTTGAGGACAACAACAGACTACAGAGATTAGCAGCTCAACAGATAGCATGCCGTGTGATAGAAGAATACAAACACTTTATGGAAGATAAAACTAGCTTACCAGCAGATTTCTCTGACAGCTACATAACAGAACTGTTAGAAAATGTCGAAAAAGCTTTGAAGGAAAAATCTATGGAAATCAGATCAGCTTTTGAAGTGGATCTGAAAGTGTATCTCTGTAGCTCTGCATGCCAAGACTTCCAAAAAATTCATGACCGCTATGCCAAGGACAGGGAACTTTTGGCATGTATCACTGAGACCAAGAGTAAGTACATGGCAGAGTTCATTTACCAGTTCAGGAAGAGAGACCAATGTCAAAGGGTGGCCCAAGCATTCACCTCTATGGTCATCAAACCTACAGTGTTGGACTATATCTACAGACCACTAGGGATGCATATTGTGGAGGAGATCCAAGCTAAAGAACAGCAGTATCAGTCCCCAAGTGCCTTCAACCAAAACTTGATGGAAGAGCTGATAAGGGAAGACTGCTTTGAAAGCTTCCTGGAATATTTGCAATGCTATGACAGCTTCAGATTGAGGAAGATCCAGGAGACAGTAGTGGGTCACCTCTCTGAATCAACCAACTTGGATAAATGGAGGCAACAGAGACTTGGAGAAATTGTAGGAAAGattgcagcagcagtgagcgAAACAGCAGAAGGTACTAATGGAGTGTTGAGTGATACAAAGCCTCTGCTGGAGAGAGTGTGCCTCACTTTAGAGAGAGATGGAGTTGTGGATGTCACCAGGGCCCCTCTGGATGGACCTCTCTTCAGTATCACCACAGAATGGGATCGTTTTGTTACATGTTTAATGGAGTTACTGGCTGCAGTGCGGCTGGACCTTGCCCAGGAGTTCTCCCAAAATGTGGATATCACCCAACTTCTTAATTGCCTTCCAGTTCAACCCCAACAATCACTCTTCAACAGAGTGAGGGGCTGTGACAAGCAATGTCCTCTCTGCAGAGCCCCCTGTGAGGTGCAGGAAATGGGGCATGAGGCTCACAGGGCTCTGCTCCACAGGCCCAAAGGCATGATGCCTTATGACCcatgttctgtgttctgtatcAGTTGCCATGAAGGCATGATGCAGGGTAGCCCAGAACagaatacagacacacaaaatacatcTGTGGCATGCATGGATGTCCATTCCCTCCACCCAGGCTGGAACATCTCTCATGAGGACCCAAACAGCCAGACCCCCAGTGCTTACTGGAG GTATGTCTTGGTGAGGTTCAATGACAAATTTGCAAAGGAATATGAGGAGAAGCCAGCAGAGATTCCTGAAGAGTGGAAGAAGATCACTGAAGAGGAGGCCTTAGGCAGTCTGAAGGAAGCCGTCCTCACTTGA
- the si:dkey-202l22.6 gene encoding interferon-induced very large GTPase 1 isoform X1: protein MSVKLPKRLSSKKKKPPKDNAQTEVLRKLGLEAFRTAPLDPASMLDISTWTLENQAPLETKDLPNAFLQRLWLLSPDARSPCYNPPSDVLTNANKPPDEMISGLGGESQYAINPLDLVTAVFMSSNTFLQQEMTVRMVQCQFAVPLVLPNIEPEEPSHFLLWPLRGVVSQWMSHFLDENRKVQEGDLASTQMPMVSCVKLGHCCVSKSQVLNHILRGLKSCNETFLHRGMDGGQLPRKLSNGLVEIGWYLPGDTARENLDVPVVISNLRGDASTHEKCLSLLCKASSAVIVFCGNLREKDRQLLKSCKDMASKLILIDISDAEKNENSVVGFVCPNLQEDIGLPEGSVLQGRALSEEELAKRLFDTLKDLLPDKLKPVTLEAASKLAVELGLNMDEGTVCQKAMATVEEILKGLEKGCAQFKEKQLPLQGSLWCKLAEIEKEESKQKKDGKEIDPQLQKEKKDILVELGSYKMTPAMKIFTDALSTTDKVERTYFLSWIKRKLKMMQTKKQNSPHDIFREEKDGMPEHSDDLENRASSYLEDSDSFCTDSTFEEEETEEQPVNSELQVSDQQLTIEQELEHIMHKSTDEGKEPQSDQNNLEPTHDPVVEQELYMMPNEKENQGNVVTEKKVSFEDQMSDPVFENQNCHLEFGENGTLSCEGTKQDEPELTTAISESILSAKQQMYPDVSSEPQVAWCSQPFEPDPSSLGLEHFLREMGLIFELTQINPGSGNHSVLRLPSLAADLLLYGIPLELMDGDASNIPIRWLGCVFAELKRRLPQEQCRTRVLTNLGVHHAQNAEVLSALFGVKFPEGRKRSTRGVYMVPLCPPDTLRKDLECDFLLLIDVEGLCSISQDNKMNTQIHDIEMATVATGLSDVLMQNISSCPSSEFETDFNVIVNALLRVKECGSMPNCQLLIQDEGINSLLKASQLRRVSGMLQTETGDRGTNNAEKQYTKTTSCITCIKGPWSNMSVSEPVDTQYSTAVLKLKKTLFEALKKCAAKSEATGLSEFMIRLHAVWDAVKAESFSIGLQNTDIALAFSLLCTELSQWEDSLLEHIENWLVGATQKIFTTNAKALDAATQNNLLSEMKDEAREEVKTEMDKLRSKVEAYLMKDDLFKVSTETFKTILMSYMGDLQERVTEEIIQRLETVNESYCSSIQLKNFEILLEKEQESKLHALVEKSKSNKVLLQDAELEEEFESVWSKMLSNFDFRPSETDDITVRVREILRQNLISRGLQKHTKKTEAVGQNQTSTFQVYDEHFGYRSRLKHMFEDNNRLQRLAAQQIACRVIEEYKHFMEDKTSLPADFSDSYITELLENVEKALKEKSMEIRSAFEVDLKVYLCSSACQDFQKIHDRYAKDRELLACITETKSKYMAEFIYQFRKRDQCQRVAQAFTSMVIKPTVLDYIYRPLGMHIVEEIQAKEQQYQSPSAFNQNLMEELIREDCFESFLEYLQCYDSFRLRKIQETVVGHLSESTNLDKWRQQRLGEIVGKIAAAVSETAEGTNGVLSDTKPLLERVCLTLERDGVVDVTRAPLDGPLFSITTEWDRFVTCLMELLAAVRLDLAQEFSQNVDITQLLNCLPVQPQQSLFNRVRGCDKQCPLCRAPCEVQEMGHEAHRALLHRPKGMMPYDPCSVFCISCHEGMMQGSPEQNTDTQNTSVACMDVHSLHPGWNISHEDPNSQTPSAYWRYVLVRFNDKFAKEYEEKPAEIPEEWKKITEEEALGSLKEAVLT, encoded by the exons ATGTCGGTTAAGCTTCCAAAGAGGCTGAGCAGCAAGAAGAaaa AACCTCCAAAGGACAATGCCCAGACAGAGGTTCTACGAAAACTGGGCCTGGAGGCCTTCAGGACCGCACCACTGGACCCAGCATCTATGCTGGACATCAGCACTTGGACTCTGGAGAACCAAGCTCCTTTAGAGACCAAAGACCTGCCAAATGCTTTCCTCCAACGCCTTTGGCTGCTTAGCCCAGACGCCCGGAGCCCTTGCTACAATCCTCCAAGCGATGTTCTGACCAATGCCAACAAACCACCCGATGAAATGATCAGTGGTCTTGGAGGAGAAAGCCAGTATGCCATCAACCCTCTTGATCTAGTTACAGCAGTCTTTATGTCTTCCAACACCTTCCTTCAGCAGGAGATGACTGTGCGCATGGTGCAATGCCAGTTTGCTGTGCCCCTGGTCCTGCCAAACATTGAACCAGAGGAACCAAGTCACTTCCTTCTTTGGCCTTTGAGAGGCGTTGTGAGCCAGTGGATGTCTCACTTTCTGGATGAAAACAGGAAGGTCCAAGAGGGGGATTTGGCAAGTACACAAATGCCAATGGTTTCTTGTGTGAAGCTCGGTCACTGCTGTGTCTCCAAGTCACAGGTGCTCAACCACATTCTACGTGGACTCAAATCTTGCAATGAAACATTTCTCCACAGGGGAATGGATGGAGGACAGCTGCCACGGAAACTCTCCAATGGCCTGGTAGAGATTGGATGGTATCTACCTGGAGACACTGCCAGAGAAAATTTAGATGTCCCTGTGGTCATCTCTAACCTACGTGGTGATGCCAGCACACATGAAAAATGCCTCAGTCTTCTATGTAAAGCTTCTTCGGCAGTGATTGTTTTCTGTGGGAATCTtagggagaaagacagacaactTCTTAAGTCCTGCAAAGATATGGCAAGCAAGCTCATACTGATTGACATTTCAGATGCTGAGAAAAATGAGAACAGTGTTGTGGGATTTGTTTGTCCAAACCTTCAAGAAGATATAGGGTTACCTGAAGGGTCAGTGCTGCAGGGTAGAGCTTTGAGTGAGGAGGAACTGGCTAAAAGGCTGTTTGACACCCTGAAAGATCTGTTACCAGATAAACTGAAACCTGTTACATTGGAGGCAGCATCAAAATTAGCAGTGGAGCTAGGCCTTAATATGGATGAAGGGACAGTCTGTCAAAAGGCAATGGCCACAGTGGAGGAAATATTGAAAGGTTTAGAAAAGGGATGTGCTCAATTTAAGGAGAAACAGCTTCCTCTGCAGGGGTCTTTGTGGTGCAAACTGGCTGAAATAGAAAAGGAggagagcaaacagaaaaaagatggGAAAGAAATCGACCCCcaactgcaaaaagaaaagaaagacatctTGGTCGAGTTGGGAAGCTACAAAATGACCCCAGCGATGAAGATTTTCACAGATGCACTCTCCACAACAGATAAAGTGGAGAGGACTTATTTTCTAAGTTGGATTAAACGGAAGCTTAAGATGAtgcaaaccaaaaaacaaaacagtccaCATGATATattcagagaagagaaagatggaaTGCCAGAACATTCTGATGATCTCGAAAATCGAGCCAGTAGCTACCTGGAGGACAGTGATAGTTTCTGCACAGATTCAAcatttgaagaagaagaaactgaagaGCAGCCTGTAAATTCTGAACTGCAAGTTTCTGACCAACAGCTTACCATTGAGCAAGAGTTGGAGCATATTATGCACAAGTCTACAGATGAAGGCAAGGAACCACAGTCAGATCAAAACAATCTTGAGCCTACACACGATCCAGTCGTGGAGCAAGAGCTATATATGATGCCAAATGAGAAGGAGAATCAAGGCAATGtagtaactgaaaaaaaagtcagttttgaaGACCAAATGTCAGACCCAGTCTTTGAGAACCAAAACTGTCATTTGGAGTTTGGAGAAAATGGAACCTTGAGCTGCGAAGGGACAAAGCAAGATGAACCAGAACTGACTACAGCAATCTCAGAATCAATTCTTTCTGCTAAACAACAAATGTACCCAGATGTGTCCTCTGAACCTCAGGTAGCCTGGTGTTCACAGCCTTTTGAGCCTGATCCATCTTCATTGGGGCTTGAGCACTTTTTGCGTGAGATGGGCCTAATTTTTGAGCTGACACAAATCAACCCCGGCAGTGGAAACCACAGTGTGTTGCGTCTTCCCAGCCTAGCTGCAGACCTGCTTCTCTATGGGATTCCACTTGAACTAATGGATGGAGATGCCTCAAACATTCCCATCCGGTGGCTGGGCTGTGTCTTTGCAGAGCTCAAACGCCGCCTACCTCAAGAACAATGCAGGACCCGAGTACTGACAAACCTTGGAGTACATCATGCACAGAATGCTGAGGTGCTTTCAGCTTTATTTGGAGTAAAATTCcctgaaggaaggaaaagatcCACCAGAGGGGTGTACATGGTTCCCCTCTGTCCCCCTGACACGCTTAGAAAGGACTTGGAgtgtgattttctgttgttaatTGATGTAGAAGGTCTCTGCTCAATCTCTCAGGACAACAAAATGAATACCCAAATCCACGACATTGAGATGGCCACTGTTGCAACAGGATTGAGTGATGTTTTAATGCAAAATATCTCTTCATGTCCAAGTTCTGAGTTTGAAACAGACTTCAATGTCATAGTCAATGCTCTTCTACGAGTCAAAGAATGTGGCTCCATGCCCAATTGCCAACTTCTCATCCAGGATGAAGGAATAAACAGCTTATTAAAAGCCTCACAATTAAGACGTGTTTCTGGGATGCTTCAGACTGAGACTGGGGACAGAGGAACTAACAATGCTGAGAAGCAATATACAAAGACCACAAGCTGTATCACCTGCATCAAAGGGCCTTGGTCCAATATGTCTGTCTCTGAACCAGTTGATACACAGTATAGTACGGCTGTGCTAAAGCTTAAGAAAACCCTGTTTGAGGCATTGAAGAAATGTGCAGCTAAGTCAGAAGCCACAGGACTGTCAGAATTTATGATCCGTTTGCATGCTGTTTGGGATGCAGTGAAAGCAGAATCATTCTCCATTGGTCTGCAAAATACTGACATAGCTTTAGCATTCTCTTTATTGTGCACAGAGCTTTCCCAGTGGGAGGATAGCTTACTGGAGCACATTGAAAACTGGCTTGTGGGTGCAACACAGAAAATCTTCACCACAAACGCAAAGGCTTTAGACGCTGCAACCCAAAACAACCTTTTGAGTGAGATGAAGGATGAAGCCAGAGAGGAGGTCAAAACAGAGATGGACAAACTCAGGTCAAAAGTAGAGGCGTATTTAATGAAAGATGACCTTTTCAAAGTGAGCACTGAAACATTCAAGACAATCCTAATGAGTTATATGGGTGACCTCCAGGAGCGAGTAACTGAAGAGATAATACAAAGGCTGGAGACAGTCAACGAGAGCTATTGTTCCTCCATACAGCTGAAAAACTTTGAGATCTTACTGGAAAAAGAACAAGAGTCCAAGCTACATGCACTGGTAGAGAAAAGCAAGTCAAACAAAGTTCTCCTTCAAGATGCAGAACTGGAAGAGGAGTTTGAGAGTGTGTGGAGTAAGATGTTGTCTAACTTTGACTTCAGGCCTTCAGAGACAGATGATATTACTGTAAGAGTGAGAGAAATTCTGAGACAGAATCTCATCAGCCGTGGTCTCCAGAAACACACGAAAAAAACTGAAGCCGTCGGCCAAAACCAAACATCTACCTTCCAAGTTTATGATGAACACTTTGGATACCGCAGCAGATTAAAGCACATGTTTGAGGACAACAACAGACTACAGAGATTAGCAGCTCAACAGATAGCATGCCGTGTGATAGAAGAATACAAACACTTTATGGAAGATAAAACTAGCTTACCAGCAGATTTCTCTGACAGCTACATAACAGAACTGTTAGAAAATGTCGAAAAAGCTTTGAAGGAAAAATCTATGGAAATCAGATCAGCTTTTGAAGTGGATCTGAAAGTGTATCTCTGTAGCTCTGCATGCCAAGACTTCCAAAAAATTCATGACCGCTATGCCAAGGACAGGGAACTTTTGGCATGTATCACTGAGACCAAGAGTAAGTACATGGCAGAGTTCATTTACCAGTTCAGGAAGAGAGACCAATGTCAAAGGGTGGCCCAAGCATTCACCTCTATGGTCATCAAACCTACAGTGTTGGACTATATCTACAGACCACTAGGGATGCATATTGTGGAGGAGATCCAAGCTAAAGAACAGCAGTATCAGTCCCCAAGTGCCTTCAACCAAAACTTGATGGAAGAGCTGATAAGGGAAGACTGCTTTGAAAGCTTCCTGGAATATTTGCAATGCTATGACAGCTTCAGATTGAGGAAGATCCAGGAGACAGTAGTGGGTCACCTCTCTGAATCAACCAACTTGGATAAATGGAGGCAACAGAGACTTGGAGAAATTGTAGGAAAGattgcagcagcagtgagcgAAACAGCAGAAGGTACTAATGGAGTGTTGAGTGATACAAAGCCTCTGCTGGAGAGAGTGTGCCTCACTTTAGAGAGAGATGGAGTTGTGGATGTCACCAGGGCCCCTCTGGATGGACCTCTCTTCAGTATCACCACAGAATGGGATCGTTTTGTTACATGTTTAATGGAGTTACTGGCTGCAGTGCGGCTGGACCTTGCCCAGGAGTTCTCCCAAAATGTGGATATCACCCAACTTCTTAATTGCCTTCCAGTTCAACCCCAACAATCACTCTTCAACAGAGTGAGGGGCTGTGACAAGCAATGTCCTCTCTGCAGAGCCCCCTGTGAGGTGCAGGAAATGGGGCATGAGGCTCACAGGGCTCTGCTCCACAGGCCCAAAGGCATGATGCCTTATGACCcatgttctgtgttctgtatcAGTTGCCATGAAGGCATGATGCAGGGTAGCCCAGAACagaatacagacacacaaaatacatcTGTGGCATGCATGGATGTCCATTCCCTCCACCCAGGCTGGAACATCTCTCATGAGGACCCAAACAGCCAGACCCCCAGTGCTTACTGGAG GTATGTCTTGGTGAGGTTCAATGACAAATTTGCAAAGGAATATGAGGAGAAGCCAGCAGAGATTCCTGAAGAGTGGAAGAAGATCACTGAAGAGGAGGCCTTAGGCAGTCTGAAGGAAGCCGTCCTCACTTGA